In Streptococcus uberis, a single window of DNA contains:
- the queG gene encoding tRNA epoxyqueuosine(34) reductase QueG produces the protein MDIKAEIIRLAHEIGISKIGFTTADDFSYLEKSLRLAVEEGRNSGFEHKVIEERIQPKLSLSSAKTIISIAVAYPHKLPISPQKTAFKRGKITPNSWGNDYHHVLQEKMQQLAEGIEILTQDFEYKGMVDTGALVDTAVARRAGIGFIGKNGLVISKEFGSYMYLGELITNLEIEPDQPVDYDCGDCRRCLDACPTSCLIGDGTMNAKRCLSFQTQDKGMMDLEFRKKIKTVIYGCDICQICCPYNKGISNPLASAIDPDLAMPELIPFLELSNKSFKEKFGHIAAAWRGKNILQRNAIIALANGHDRTAIVKLMEIIDKNNNPIHTATAIWALGEIVKKPDQAMLDFVLSIKPKEDESQKELELLLAKWQL, from the coding sequence ATGGACATTAAGGCAGAAATTATAAGATTAGCCCATGAGATAGGCATTTCAAAAATTGGTTTTACAACAGCAGACGATTTTTCCTATTTGGAAAAATCGTTGCGTTTAGCGGTCGAAGAAGGTCGTAACTCAGGTTTTGAACACAAAGTGATTGAGGAGCGCATTCAACCCAAGCTTTCACTGTCATCAGCTAAAACCATTATTTCCATTGCAGTAGCCTATCCACATAAATTACCCATTAGTCCTCAAAAAACCGCCTTTAAACGAGGGAAAATTACTCCTAATTCTTGGGGGAATGATTACCACCATGTTTTGCAAGAGAAAATGCAACAACTGGCTGAGGGAATAGAGATATTAACCCAAGATTTTGAATACAAAGGCATGGTTGATACGGGTGCTTTGGTGGACACTGCCGTAGCAAGGCGAGCCGGCATCGGATTTATTGGAAAAAATGGTCTGGTAATCTCTAAAGAATTTGGTTCCTACATGTACCTAGGAGAATTAATTACCAATCTGGAAATCGAGCCTGATCAACCAGTAGATTATGATTGCGGAGATTGTAGGCGCTGTTTAGATGCTTGTCCAACCTCTTGCTTGATTGGTGATGGCACCATGAATGCCAAACGGTGTTTGTCCTTTCAAACGCAAGATAAAGGCATGATGGATTTAGAATTCCGAAAAAAAATAAAAACGGTGATCTATGGTTGTGACATTTGTCAGATTTGTTGCCCTTATAATAAGGGCATTTCAAATCCTCTGGCAAGTGCCATTGATCCTGATTTGGCTATGCCAGAATTGATTCCGTTTTTAGAATTGTCCAATAAAAGTTTTAAGGAAAAATTTGGTCACATAGCGGCTGCTTGGCGTGGGAAAAATATTTTGCAACGAAATGCTATTATAGCATTGGCAAATGGCCATGATCGAACTGCTATTGTTAAGTTGATGGAAATTATTGATAAGAATAATAATCCCATTCATACAGCGACAGCCATCTGGGCACTTGGTGAAATTGTCAAAAAACCTGATCAAGCCATGCTTGATTTTGTGCTCAGCATTAAGCCAAAGGAAGATGAGAGTCAAAAAGAATTGGAATTACTTTTGGCAAAATGGCAATTATAA
- the prfB gene encoding peptide chain release factor 2 (programmed frameshift), with translation MEVAEIRQKIVENKEKLTSFRRSLDLDGLEEEIALLENKMTEPDFWNDNIAAQKTSQELNTLKSTFETFHDMLELSDETELYLEMLAEDESIKEELEEALVKLEQILSQYEMTLLLSEPYDHNNAILEIHPGSGGTEAQDWADMLFRMYTRFGNAKGFKVETLDYQAGDEAGIKSVTLSFEGPNAYGFLKSEMGVHRLVRISPFDSAKRRHTSFTSVEVMPELDDTIEVDIRDDDIKMDTFRSGGAGGQNVNKVSTGVRLTHIPTGIVVASTVDRTQYGNRDRAMKMLQAKLYQLEQEKKAEEVNALKGDKKEITWGSQIRSYVFTPYTMVKDHRTNFEVAQVDKVMDGEIDGFIDAYLKWRMGDD, from the exons ATGGAAGTGGCAGAAATTCGCCAAAAAATAGTAGAAAATAAAGAGAAGTTGACTAGCTTCAGGAGGTCTCTT GACTTAGATGGTCTTGAAGAAGAGATTGCGCTTTTAGAAAATAAGATGACGGAGCCAGATTTTTGGAATGACAATATTGCGGCTCAAAAAACGTCTCAAGAACTCAATACGCTTAAATCAACTTTTGAAACCTTCCACGATATGCTAGAGTTGTCGGATGAAACAGAACTCTATTTGGAAATGTTAGCTGAAGATGAGTCAATAAAAGAAGAGTTAGAAGAAGCCCTTGTCAAGTTAGAACAGATTTTATCCCAGTATGAGATGACCTTGCTCCTTTCGGAGCCTTATGATCATAACAACGCTATTTTGGAAATTCACCCTGGCTCAGGGGGTACGGAGGCTCAGGACTGGGCTGATATGCTTTTTCGAATGTATACGCGTTTTGGAAATGCCAAAGGATTCAAGGTTGAAACCTTGGATTACCAAGCGGGTGATGAAGCGGGTATTAAGTCTGTGACCTTATCATTTGAAGGACCAAATGCATATGGTTTTTTAAAATCAGAAATGGGCGTTCACCGTCTGGTTCGTATTTCGCCTTTTGATTCAGCTAAACGTCGGCATACCTCTTTTACATCAGTGGAAGTTATGCCAGAATTAGATGATACTATTGAGGTTGATATTCGAGATGATGATATTAAAATGGATACCTTCCGATCAGGTGGTGCAGGTGGACAAAATGTCAACAAGGTATCAACAGGTGTTCGTTTAACACATATTCCAACTGGGATTGTTGTTGCTTCTACAGTTGATAGAACCCAATATGGTAACCGTGATCGTGCCATGAAAATGTTACAAGCCAAGCTGTATCAACTAGAACAAGAGAAAAAAGCTGAAGAAGTTAACGCATTGAAAGGTGATAAAAAAGAAATCACTTGGGGAAGTCAGATTCGCTCTTATGTCTTTACACCATACACGATGGTAAAAGACCACCGTACTAATTTTGAGGTGGCCCAAGTGGACAAAGTCATGGATGGGGAAATTGATGGTTTCATTGATGCTTATCTTAAATGGCGAATGGGTGATGACTAA